The segment CCATTTGTTCCCAGCAGTAGGTCAGCGCATCACCATCTGGATCGCTGGCACTGGCGGCGGTCAATGTGAATGGGGTGTTGACGGGAATCGTGTAGTTCAACCCGGCATCAACCGTTGGCCGGTTGTTGGTGGTTACTGTTTGCGCACCGCAGGTGCTGGTGCCGCTGGTGACGTTGTTGATGATGCGTTCAACGCTGGTTGAGTGGAAGTAATCGTCGCTCGCGCCGGCAATCACCTGTCCGTTGGCGCCTTCGCCCTGTCCAATCAACTGCAAATCCTGGCTGCCGCAAATGCTGGCATAGGCCATCACCGTGCTGCCGCTGCCGGGTTCAATCGCATTTGGCAGTGGGCCGGTGGTATCACGTGCTCCGGCGTTGCATCCATTGGTGCCGCCTGAGTTAAAGGTGTGGCGTCCGCCAAACTGGTGGCCCAGTTCGTGGGCGACGTAGTCAATGTCATATCCATCGCCCGTTGGGGCTGATTGACCGGTTGCGCCGTTGGCTTTCCGTCCGGCGACGCACACTTGGCCGATATCTCCAGCACCACCAGCACCAGTTGAGAAGAAGTGGCCGGCATCGTAATTGGCCGCGCCCCAGTTGTTGTTGATGTAGGTGGTATTTTCACTCCACGCAGTTGTGGCACTGGTATTGGCACTGTTGGTAAATGGATCGGCAGTGGTGCTTCCGACAAACACATAGGATTTGACCAGGCTCAGGCGTACGGCCATATCTCGTTCATAGAGACCTGATACACGGTTGACCGTGGTCACCACGGCTGCCTGAGCATTGGCGAGTACTCCGCCACCAGCCGCATTCCCGTACTCGGCGTTGCCGCACACCACCAGCCGATAGGTGCGCAGACGAATTGGGTTTTCAGTCGGCAGCGTATTTGGAGTCACACTAAATTTGTGGTCATGCTGATCCAGATCGCCCAGTTCAGGTGACGTCATTTCACAATCAAACGCTTTATCTTCCCGAACATACTTGCTCTTGGAATAGGTCATGTAGAGGTTTGTTCCGCCACGCTTGGCCGGATCAATATACACGGTGTCTTCGGCGGACAAGATCATTCCACGCAGACCAACTGGGGACACATCAAAGCGGATGGTTGCCGTTGGATCATCAATGCCTTGTCCGGCATAGGTTTTGATGTGTGACCATTCGGCGGCCAGTTCCGGCCCCATAATTGGGGACTCAACAATGGCAAACCGCTGATTGGTGCCATCCGGCATTGGGAAGGTCATCACGACCCGGCTGCTCATGGATTCAGCACTGAATTCCATCGGCGCCTGATTCAAAATTCCAGCAAGTGACAGCTCGTTTAGGGCGACTGACCGATATTCCAGCGGATTGATCCAGTTGACTTCCTGCTGCTGGACGGCGCGCAAGGTTGCGACATCAACGTCCTGCCAGAGGTCCATGGCTTCCGTGGTTGGGATTTCCAAGCCGGCGGCTTGTTTGTCGGTCGTCAGTGACGTGGACGCGCTGCCCTGACGCAGCCACAGGCCACCCATTCCGGCGACGAGAAGAACACACAACAAAAGGCGAAACAGTTTGCTCATATCTTAACCTCAGCTTGGCTGATTGAATTTCTTATGTACGTTTGCGGTGATTGATGAAAATGATGTAGGTGTGCTCCTATATGCAATTAGCGTGCCATTGTGTAAAGTATCGTTCGATTTTAAATTGCTTTTTTAAGTAGCTGATATGAAAAGAGTTAGGTTGGTACTTTTGGGGTTGGTGAGCCCTGGCCACTTCATCTCATAGAGTGACTTGTGTGTAGCTAGTATGCAGCATGAAAGGGCAGGTTGATGATTATTTAGAATTAAAACCTTTGACTTGAACGGGTTCCAGGTCATTGTCAAGGATGTGTGTGATTGTTAAGTAGCTTGACAGGCTTTTTCGATGATGGTTGATCTCATTCGGATCAGTTTGGGGCTGAAAAAGCAAAAGGCCGAAGGTTCACATAGAACCTTCGGCCTTTTGAGCGAAGAGAAGGGAGGAGGTTGGTTGATGCCTTCTCCCTTCAATGTTGGAACTACCGGCACTTGCTCGGTGACTTGAACTGACCCGCCACGGTTCCCTGTCCACCCAGCAGCACCCAGTTTGCGGCTGGAGCTGGCGTGTATGGATTGAGTTTACCTTCAACACGGTTGTTGAGCGTGTCGCAGATAATGATGGACACCGCGTCCCGCAATCCAACTGGTGTGGTTGGATCAGTGAACTGAGCCAGGGTGACACCTTCTGGAGCGCGGCTTTGGCCGAGAGCCGTGCCATTGCCGTTGGTGAGAATGACACCCGCGCCAGCCGGAGTATTGACTGGAGCTGGATGCAATTTCACGCGGTTGTTGCCGGTATCAGCGATAAACAGGTTGCCCGCGCTGTCGCACGCCACACCTTGTGGATTCTTGACGTTGGCTGCTCCCGTTCCAGAAGTCGCCACCGGCAGACCGGTATTGGTTACCGCCACGGTGTTGGCATTGACGATCTTGAGCACACGGCTGTTGCTGCCCTGATCGGCAACGTAAAGGTTAAATTCAAAGTCAATTGCCAGACCGTGTGGAATGCTCACCTGACCCGCACCCGTTCCGCCTGTTGCCAGGATCTGGTTGGTTGCGGCAGCGTTCACACCACCGAGGTAGCGAATGACGCGGAAGTTGTTGGTGTCTGACACATAGACGTTGCCTTCGATATCCACCGTGATGCCAAACGGTGCCTTCACCCGCTCAATGGTCGTACCGTTGATCGCCAACGTTGACCAGTCTGCCGGGAGAAGACCACCATTGATACCAACCTGGATACGGTTGTTTTGGGTGTCAGCCACATAGACGATGTCGTCGGCTGGATCAAGCGGGTTGTCGCCTGGATCCACTGCGACGGCTTCGGGAGCGCGGAAGTCGCCCTGAGCTGAACCACCCAGGAGTTTGCCCGTGCCCAGTACCGTCCAGTTCACGCCACCGTTGGTTGTGCGCTGGATGCGGTTATTGGCTGTGTCAGCCACATAGACCACCGGGAATTCGGCGCCGTTGATAATCAACTGCACCAGGTTGCTGTCGGCAATACCGCACTGAGCACTTGTCGCGCGCAGGAAGTAGCATCCAGCATCAGCGGCGGTTGCCGCCAAAATGGTCAGGGTTGAGGTGCCTGGAGCATCAATGATGGAGTAGTTGACACCATCATTGGTGATCGCCACGGCTGCGCCAACTCCGCCGCAATCAGCATCAAAGAACCACTGGGTTGTGGCCGTTGGATCGCTGATGGTGGCTGAGAAGACCGCATCGTTGCCGGTTGGAATGTTCTGGGCCGGAGGATCCGCCACCACCGTTACAGCCGCATTCACGAGTACTGGAACGATTTCGCTTGTCACCGCACCGCAGGCATTCATAATCGTCAGCGAGTAATCGCCGGCAAAATCAACCGTCACATCGCTCAAGGTCAAGACAGGTGTCGTTGAGCCTGCAACGCTGCCACCGCCCACCACCGGGCCATCAACTAACGCCCCACCTGGGCCAGTCCACTGCAGTGTCGTTCCTGGGCCGAAGCCACCGACCGGCACTGGAGCTGTCAGCGTCAGATCCTGACCAACGCACACGCTTTCGCTCGGATCGGCAACAATGTCAAATCCTGGCAATAAGGTCTGGTTGGTTTGCAGCGTCACGATGTTGCTGGCGATGAGACCGCACACGGTGGTCAATCGGCAGAAGTAGGTGCCGGCTGCAATAAAGGTCGGGTCGGTGATCGTCAAGGTTGGCGTATCCGCTCCCGAAATGGTACCGATTGGGCTGGCACCGTTGGCCAGAGCCGCCGGGCCGCCATTAAAGACCCATTCATAGGTCACGCCTGGACCTGGGGCTGGGCCGCCGGTGCAGACAAAATTGACCACTACGCCTGGTGCCGCACAGACGATACCATCATCCGAAACACCGCTGTCTTCATCAATCACGGTGGTCAGAACTGGTGTGTCTGGAACGACAACGAGGGAAGCAATCGTGCTCATGACCGGTCCGCATGGGTTGGTCACGGTTAATTGGTAATCACCAGTGTTTTCTGGATCCAGTGCACCAGTAATGGTCAAGGTTGCCGTGTCGGCACCCGTGACATTGGCCACCGGCGTGGCAACCAGTGAAACACCGTTGAAGAACCATTCAAACGTCAATCCTGGAGCTGGAGCAAGGGCTGGGGTCGTGACGATGTTGACATTCGCACCTTCGCACACAAGTTCTGGATTGTCTGGAGTTGGCAGACCGTCAACCACAAAGCTCGCTGTGATTGGGGTCGGCAATGGATCGCTAATTGTGACCGTTTGGGTCTGACTGAAGATGCCTGGGCCGCAGGCTCCACCACCACCTGGGGTGATCAAGCAGCGATAGGCACCCTGTTGACCGGGCACAATGTCGGTAATGGTGAGGACTTCAGTTGTCGCACCAGCAATGTTGCCGCCGTCGACCACCGGGTTCAACCCGCGATACCACTGATAGGTGGCACCGATAAAGGTTGGCACGGTCAACGTGACATCGTTGTTTGGCGCGGCAGAGCACACATCCGGCGGATCCGGAATGGCCATGGTCGCGATTGGAGCCACGACGAGTTCATTGACGCGCAATGGCGCCAGGCTGCTGGTAACGGTTGGTGGGACGCAGCCAGGAGCGGCTGTCACCACGCAGTCGTAGCCTTCAAGCGGGTCGCCAGCGTCAAACGAACCGTCAACATTGCTGATCAAGAGCGTGTTGGTGAGTGCACCCGCCCAGCTTCCAGCACCCATCGTGCCGTCGTTGGTTGGGAATGGCACACCATTTAACCGCCACTGGTAGGCCGCACCGGCAAAGGTTGGCACCGAGAACGTGGCGCTTTGGCCTTCGCAAATGCTGGTGACCACTGGCGTCACCACCGTGGTGATGGTTGGCGGCAAGGTTGCATTCACCACCAGTGCCACAGCGGTGCTGGTCGCGCCCAGTGAGCAGGCATTGGACACCACACAGCGATAGAAGCCCGTGTCGGCCTGATCTGTCGGGCTGATGGTGTAGGTCGAGGCAACCGCACCGATGATGTTTGAGTATGGACCAACTTCAAGCAGGCTGTACTGCCACTGGAAGTTCGTCGCATTGAGCGTGGTGGCTGGATCCAGACTGAAGATCACTGTTGAACCTTCGCAGGTTGGTGAAGTTGCCACCATGGCAATCGCACCATCCAGATCCGGGGTTACCGTCAAGGTAATTGGCGGAGCGCTAAAGAACATTCCACCTGGGGCACAAGGATGCATGACCTGAACGTCATAGTCCCCAGCCGCCATCGTGTCAATGTTGAGCAGGGTCAACGTCTGGGTAAAGGCGCCGGTAAAGCCGCCCGTTCCCAAGGTGCCGTTGTCGGTGGCAAACGGCACGCCGTTTTGCCGCCAGACAAAACCCGTGGCACCTGGCACATCCGGGACTCGGAAGACCACGGTGTCGGTTTCGCAGGCATTAGCTGGACCTGGGGTCTGGCCGCCGTTGTTGATTTCCACAGTCGTATTGAGCGTGGCCGGGATTGGTGGGGTGACCGTCAGGGTCAATGGCAGGGCATCCGCACTGCTGCAGGTGCCGGTGGTCACGCGAATGCGATACCGGGCACCGTTGTCAGCCGGGAAGGCCACTGGAATGTTGAGGAAGGTTGGCGAAGCCGATGGGCCAGCCAGGTCAACGAATGGGGCTACACCATCCGGGCTGCGTTGCAGCGTGTAGGTCACGCCAGCACCCGGAGGGGTAAATCCACCCGTCATATCAAAGATATAGTTGCCTGGGCAGAGGGTCACCGCGCCGTCGCATTCGGTTGGACCAGGACCCGCACAGGTCTGGGTGGCGACTGGGCCAGGAATGACATTGACGTTGACGCCCGTGCTCTGGAAGTTGCCGCAGGGGTGCATGACAAAGCAGCGATACACACCATCCGAGGTTGGATCCTGGACGTTGGTGATCGTCAGGGTGGTTGTTTGGGCACCTGAAATCGTGATGAGGCCAGATGGGCCATTGATCAGATCAACGCCAGCCTGACGCCATTGATAGGAGGTGGCACCTGGAATGGTTGGAATCGTGAAGACCAGTGTCGCGCCTGAGCAGGCTTGCACCGGTGGTGGGCTGGTTTGTGGGGCGCCGCCATCCACGCTTACGGTGGTGTCTGCGGTTCCCGGTGAAGCCGGATTGACCGTCAGGGCGACCGGGTCGGCATCGGCGTTTCCACACGATGTCACCACACGCACCCGATATTGAGCCCCGTTATCGGCCAAAACTGCCGAGTACAGGAAGGCTGAGGTCGCTTGTGGACCGGCAACCGGCACAAATGGGGCAATTCCGTCTGGGCTTCGCAGCAGGAAGTAGGTAATGCCTGGTCCTGGGGCTGTAATACCCAGATCGTCAAAGGTTCCAGAATCACCTTCGCAGAGCGTGACCGCGCCGTCGCAATCCGCATCGAAGCAGGTTTGATCAGCCACGGCGGCTGGATCAACCGTGACCGTCACAATGTTGCTCGTCACGCCTGGATCAACAGTACAGTTATTGTCGGCTAACAGGGTAAAATCACCCATTCCGGCCACAATCCCGCTGATCGTCAGCGTTCCCGTGTTGGCGCCCGAAATCGTTCCGAAACCAGGCGTAAAGCCGTCAGTAAGTGGTCCGCCGTTGAGTTGCCACTGGAACGTGCTTGGTGTTCCACCAATTGGAGTTGAGAAGATCTGCAGTGTGCTGCCTTCACAAATCGTTGTGCCTGGACTGGCCACAATATTGACCGCTGTAATGGCTGCCGTTAGTGTCAACTGAATGGTCGGCATTCCCACAATGGCGTCGGTCGGCGAGGCTGCCGGGTCGCCATCACCTGGGTCAATGTCAGGTGGGAAGTCAAAGCATGGTGTGTTGCGACCAAGGACGCGGAAGAAGGCGCCATTGTCCGCCGCCACCGTGGTTCGGTTGAAGACCGGCGAGGCAACGATGCCGCCGATATTCGTCCAGGTCACCCCGCCGTCAATACTGCGTTGCAGGCGGTATTCATCAGCACCGGAAATCACACCCGTGATCGTGACAATGTCACCCACGGCGCAATATGGATTTGGCGTGGCGTTGATGTTGAGGTGTTGTGGTTGAATCGTTACACCCAAGGCAATAGCGTTGCTCAGGGTTGATCCGCAGTTGTTGGTCACAAAGCAGGTGTAGTTCCCTGAATCCGACCCTTGAACACCCGCGAGAACCAGCGTATTGCTGGTGGCACCTGGGATATCAATCCCGTCTTTGCGCCACTGGAAGGTATTGGCGCTTGTGGCGTTGGCGGTGAAGGTCACCGTATCGCCCTGGCACGGGGTGGCATTGTCAACCGTGATGTTGACGGTTGGTGGGTTGTTGTTGGCCGCCACCTGAATATCGTCCACAAAGAACCCACGGCTGTTGGCGTTGATGCCGCTGTTGTTCACCGCGCTAAAGCGCCAGCGGAACTGCAGGAACCGGCCTGCCGCGCCAGTCAATGGGATCGAGATGGCGGTAAATGGATCAGTGTTGGTGGCGGCTTCGACCAGTGGCACACCGGTGCCCTGGTTGGAGGCGATCACCGTGAACCCGCCTGCGAACGACGAGGTGGCGCTGGTTCGCATTTCAATAAATGCCTGCCGGGTACCGACGGCAGCCGGCGCCGTGCGCAGGAAGTAGTTGAGGTTCAACGTCGCACCGCCGCAAATACCGGTCAGGTTATAGTCAGCGCACACGTTCGCGC is part of the Acidobacteriota bacterium genome and harbors:
- a CDS encoding immunoglobulin domain-containing protein: MYTRIVKKQGFAAIGVFLVMSLLLVSSSLWPSAANPTLTASSPRTITPLLRGATPQGPAVIGQSDLQGTSISYHNAGGLALDSSVQPSRFYVADTSNNRVLGWASVKDFQAGAAPGIVLGQPDFGTLAANSRGISSESLSHPVGVAVDKAGNLFVADAGNNRVLRFDSPFTTDTAADLVWGQESFTDNQPRSKRAGLDYPTGVAVGTTSANGDFLYVTDQGNKRVVVYHTTDAAPVNVLENEAFKSPSGIAVTHFFEELFVTDSGTNQVFVYTEASTTPTLARVIDKVGKKVSKDASKLPLKGIGSIAVSPTGGFYLADSMNGRVIEFTTPTNEEDFDADRIFGGSDVDLYSPFAKNFRGTPLAVAIDRDGSIYVSDANTGSIQVLPSPNAPASASLPTDSSKGGLDVVPNAFPGTDTFNPAGSYVRVPTGINNLWQITISSAAPACTPGTGGDPINNAGHSAPNCAGFRNNASCSIASPNVSISAGELRSGTGANVCADYNLTGICGGATLNLNYFLRTAPAAVGTRQAFIEMRTSATSSFAGGFTVIASNQGTGVPLVEAATNTDPFTAISIPLTGAAGRFLQFRWRFSAVNNSGINANSRGFFVDDIQVAANNNPPTVNITVDNATPCQGDTVTFTANATSANTFQWRKDGIDIPGATSNTLVLAGVQGSDSGNYTCFVTNNCGSTLSNAIALGVTIQPQHLNINATPNPYCAVGDIVTITGVISGADEYRLQRSIDGGVTWTNIGGIVASPVFNRTTVAADNGAFFRVLGRNTPCFDFPPDIDPGDGDPAASPTDAIVGMPTIQLTLTAAITAVNIVASPGTTICEGSTLQIFSTPIGGTPSTFQWQLNGGPLTDGFTPGFGTISGANTGTLTISGIVAGMGDFTLLADNNCTVDPGVTSNIVTVTVDPAAVADQTCFDADCDGAVTLCEGDSGTFDDLGITAPGPGITYFLLRSPDGIAPFVPVAGPQATSAFLYSAVLADNGAQYRVRVVTSCGNADADPVALTVNPASPGTADTTVSVDGGAPQTSPPPVQACSGATLVFTIPTIPGATSYQWRQAGVDLINGPSGLITISGAQTTTLTITNVQDPTSDGVYRCFVMHPCGNFQSTGVNVNVIPGPVATQTCAGPGPTECDGAVTLCPGNYIFDMTGGFTPPGAGVTYTLQRSPDGVAPFVDLAGPSASPTFLNIPVAFPADNGARYRIRVTTGTCSSADALPLTLTVTPPIPATLNTTVEINNGGQTPGPANACETDTVVFRVPDVPGATGFVWRQNGVPFATDNGTLGTGGFTGAFTQTLTLLNIDTMAAGDYDVQVMHPCAPGGMFFSAPPITLTVTPDLDGAIAMVATSPTCEGSTVIFSLDPATTLNATNFQWQYSLLEVGPYSNIIGAVASTYTISPTDQADTGFYRCVVSNACSLGATSTAVALVVNATLPPTITTVVTPVVTSICEGQSATFSVPTFAGAAYQWRLNGVPFPTNDGTMGAGSWAGALTNTLLISNVDGSFDAGDPLEGYDCVVTAAPGCVPPTVTSSLAPLRVNELVVAPIATMAIPDPPDVCSAAPNNDVTLTVPTFIGATYQWYRGLNPVVDGGNIAGATTEVLTITDIVPGQQGAYRCLITPGGGGACGPGIFSQTQTVTISDPLPTPITASFVVDGLPTPDNPELVCEGANVNIVTTPALAPAPGLTFEWFFNGVSLVATPVANVTGADTATLTITGALDPENTGDYQLTVTNPCGPVMSTIASLVVVPDTPVLTTVIDEDSGVSDDGIVCAAPGVVVNFVCTGGPAPGPGVTYEWVFNGGPAALANGASPIGTISGADTPTLTITDPTFIAAGTYFCRLTTVCGLIASNIVTLQTNQTLLPGFDIVADPSESVCVGQDLTLTAPVPVGGFGPGTTLQWTGPGGALVDGPVVGGGSVAGSTTPVLTLSDVTVDFAGDYSLTIMNACGAVTSEIVPVLVNAAVTVVADPPAQNIPTGNDAVFSATISDPTATTQWFFDADCGGVGAAVAITNDGVNYSIIDAPGTSTLTILAATAADAGCYFLRATSAQCGIADSNLVQLIINGAEFPVVYVADTANNRIQRTTNGGVNWTVLGTGKLLGGSAQGDFRAPEAVAVDPGDNPLDPADDIVYVADTQNNRIQVGINGGLLPADWSTLAINGTTIERVKAPFGITVDIEGNVYVSDTNNFRVIRYLGGVNAAATNQILATGGTGAGQVSIPHGLAIDFEFNLYVADQGSNSRVLKIVNANTVAVTNTGLPVATSGTGAANVKNPQGVACDSAGNLFIADTGNNRVKLHPAPVNTPAGAGVILTNGNGTALGQSRAPEGVTLAQFTDPTTPVGLRDAVSIIICDTLNNRVEGKLNPYTPAPAANWVLLGGQGTVAGQFKSPSKCR